A window of Chryseobacterium sp. IHB B 17019 genomic DNA:
ATTCTTGAAGTAATTTTTTCCGTGTAACTTAAAAAAAGCGAAACTATCACTTATAAAAGTTCCAAAATCTCTCTTTTTATAAAACTGCATCATTGATTTGGTTATTAATTTTTTTGTTTACAATAGAAGGATACACAAAATAATAAAATCCGATGACAGCCAAACATCCAAAAATGATTATTAAATTTAAAAATAAAGGCATTTTCAGAGCATGTCGTGTCACATATCCTTCAATAATTCCTGCACAGATCGTGAATGGAACCGTGCTCAAAAATATTTTAAATGAATCTCTAAATCCGTTTTTAAAAGAATTAAATCTTGAAAAAGTTCTTGGAAATAAAATAGATGCCCCCAAAATCAATCCACACATTGCCTCAATGACCATGGCAAAAATTTCAAAAACACCATGAAGCCAAATTCCTCTCGCACTGTCTTTTAAAGCTCCATAATCATAAAAGAAATACTGGAAAGACCCCAACATGACACTATTGGAAAGCAGTGCCCACAAAGTCCCGACACCGCCGGTAATTCCGTAGATATAAAGCTTGGCCCCCACGCCAATGTTATTAAAAATAATCCCGATTGTGCTTCCCCAAGTAGAGCCGCTTTGATATATTCCGACAGCATTTCCGTCCTTAATATTCTCAATGGTCTGATTGACATAATCTTCACCTAAAATAACATTGGCAAAATCTTTATCATAAATTGCTGAAAGCACCCCGATCAAGGTAAACAAGGCAAAAAACAAAAAAGCATATCCCAAATATCTCCTGTACTGATAAACCAACAAAGGAACTTCTGTTTTGAAGAAATACAAAAACCGGTTTTCTTCAACCCTTTTTGTTTTATAAATTTTCTGAAAGATCTGAGAAGACAGGTGATTCAGGTAAACTGTTGTATTGCTTTTGGGATAGTAGGTCTGGGCAAAGGAAAGATCATTAACGAGATTAATGTACAACGAAGACAGGTCATCAGGATTTTTTTTAATTTTCCCTTGAATAACCTGTTCGATTCCCAACCATTTTTCTTTATTTTGTTTAATGAAATAAACCTCTCTCATATTGTAAGGCTAAAATAATAAAAAATATGTCTCAAATCGCGATTAATACTTCACAAAATGTAAATATTAATTTCAACATTGCAAGTGTTGGAGACCGGATGATTGCATTTATTATTGATTTATTAATAAAAGTGGCTTATGGTTTCTGTATTTTCTATCTTTTTTTCAACATTCTAGATTTGGGCTACCTCTTAAACGGCCTGGATAATTGGTCTGTACGAGCTGTTTATATCATTCTTCTTTTCCCTACTTTTATTTATTCTTTAGTTTTGGAAAGCCTGATGGAAGGACAAACTCCTGGTAAAAAACTGATGAAAATCCGTGTGGTGAAAATCGATGGTTATCAAGCCGGATTTGGAGATTATATGATTCGATGGATTTTCAGAATTATTGATACAACCTTTATCTGTGTTGTTGGATTGGTTTCAATGATTGTTTCTAAAAACAACCAACGGTTGGGCGACATGGCTGCCGGAACAGCTGTAATTTCATTAAAAAACAACATTAATATTTCCCATACCATTCTGGAAAACATTCATGAAGATTATATTCCCACTTTTCCACAGGTTATTGTACTGAGCGACAATGATATGAGAATTATTAAAGACAATTATACAAAAGCATTAAGAGTCGACGACCGACAGATTATCAGCAAGCTTTCTGACAAAATAAAAAGTATCATAAAGGTGGAAGTAGACCCCAGAAAGATGACGGAAAGGCAGTTTATCGGGGTTATAATTAAAGATTACAATTATTACACCGGGAAAGACAGCTAATTCCGTCAATGATTAATTTTGTTTTGCAAGTTAATTGTGTATCTTTTAATTAAGGTTTAATAAATTGACAATTGAAACAAATTCACCATTCACATTAATTGATCTACATCAAAATGCCCGCGGTGTGGTTTTTGTATTTTTACAATTATAAAGCTTAGATTATGAAATTTGAAAACAATAAATCAGGAAACGGCGGAGTCATTACATTAAATAATGAAATTAAAGAAGTCGGAAGATTGACATATACAATTTTCCCTGAAGAAAACAGATTCATCATTTCTTTTGTGTTGGTGCATCCGGAATTTGAAGGACGCGGAATGGGGAAATATTTAGTGGAAGAAGCCATTAAATTTGCACGGGAGAATAACTGGAAAGTGTATCCGCACTGTTCTTACGCAAGATCTGTGATGATGAGAATGAGTGATGTAGACGATGTTTTTTTACAGCGTTAAAACTTCATTTACCAAAATTTCTTCAATATCAT
This region includes:
- a CDS encoding stage II sporulation protein M, with product MREVYFIKQNKEKWLGIEQVIQGKIKKNPDDLSSLYINLVNDLSFAQTYYPKSNTTVYLNHLSSQIFQKIYKTKRVEENRFLYFFKTEVPLLVYQYRRYLGYAFLFFALFTLIGVLSAIYDKDFANVILGEDYVNQTIENIKDGNAVGIYQSGSTWGSTIGIIFNNIGVGAKLYIYGITGGVGTLWALLSNSVMLGSFQYFFYDYGALKDSARGIWLHGVFEIFAMVIEAMCGLILGASILFPRTFSRFNSFKNGFRDSFKIFLSTVPFTICAGIIEGYVTRHALKMPLFLNLIIIFGCLAVIGFYYFVYPSIVNKKINNQINDAVL
- a CDS encoding RDD family protein; translated protein: MSQIAINTSQNVNINFNIASVGDRMIAFIIDLLIKVAYGFCIFYLFFNILDLGYLLNGLDNWSVRAVYIILLFPTFIYSLVLESLMEGQTPGKKLMKIRVVKIDGYQAGFGDYMIRWIFRIIDTTFICVVGLVSMIVSKNNQRLGDMAAGTAVISLKNNINISHTILENIHEDYIPTFPQVIVLSDNDMRIIKDNYTKALRVDDRQIISKLSDKIKSIIKVEVDPRKMTERQFIGVIIKDYNYYTGKDS
- a CDS encoding GNAT family N-acetyltransferase — encoded protein: MKFENNKSGNGGVITLNNEIKEVGRLTYTIFPEENRFIISFVLVHPEFEGRGMGKYLVEEAIKFARENNWKVYPHCSYARSVMMRMSDVDDVFLQR